tttcatgggatctgtatgaaagttggtctgaatgtttatcttgatgatatataggtcaagtttgaaactgggtcagcttcaatcaaaaactaggtcagtaggtcttgaatagaaaaaccttgtgacctctattatttgacctaacaacatagtttttgaaggcatgtgacccagttttgaacttgacttagatatcatcaagatgaacattctcaccaattttcatgaagatccattgaaaggtatggcctctagagaggtcacaatgtttttctatttcaagacctactgacctagtttttgatcgcagttgacccagtttcaaacttgacctatatatcatcaagataaacattcggaccaactttcataaagatcccttgaaatgtgtggcctctagagaggtcacaaggtttttctattatttgacctactgacctagttttggaccggatgtgacccagtttcgaacttgacatagatatcatcaagatgaacattcaaactaattttcatgcagatcccataaaaaaatatgacatctagagaggtcacaaggattttctattatttgacccactgacctagtttttgattgcagttgacccagtttcgaacttgacctagatatcatcaaggagaacattctcaccaattttcatgaagatccattgaaaaatatggcctctagagaggtcacaagatttttctatttttagacctatgacctagttttagactgcACGTGacgcagtttcaaacttgacctagatatcatcaagttgaacattctgaccaacttccataaagatcccatgaaaaatgtgacctctagagtggtcacaagcagaagtttacgcacggacgacggacgctgcgcgatctcaaaagctcaccttgtcactatgtgacaggtgagctaaaaatgacgtcatactcaaaactgggtcatgtgggaagaggtgagggATTCAGGactatcatggtcctcttgttttatttcagagtGATAGTGGTATGGATTTGAGGAGTGCACGCAGTTCCCATACAGCCTCCCACTCAACAAGTCTTCCATCTATGGCCCCACCCAGACAGCCAGGAACTTCAGATCATATGCCACAGCCTCAAGTTCCTGGTCCCATGTTCCCAGGCATGATGGGTatgccaccaccaccaccaggACATCTTGACTCTGCACCTGTAAGTATTGTTTGTTAGGTCAACTGCCTCTGTGccagaagtttttttttcgacATCTGATTTCTCAGTAACTGTTTCTTGGAATTGATTGAAATTTCGTTCACTTGTTTACTGCGAAGACTTGGCATGTGGTGACGGATTCTATAATTTTATTATTCTCCCAGATACATGAACTCAGTATATGGGGGCTTTATTAGATTCAGGCATGTCTGTCTATCCATTAGTCCATCTGTCCTTCCgtcatgtccactctgtatttAAACCGTTAAGAAAATTTCCATAAAACTGGCAGTCATTGTTACTGTAACCAAGACAGTGCTTACAACCAAGGTCACaagatcaaatgtcaaggttacacttggttAATTGCTTACATTTGTGTTCACTGTACATCTTAACCGTTgggaagattttttctataaaattagCATCAGGATGACTGAGAgcacacaacccaggtcactaggtcaaaggttacACTTTGAGGTCAGAGGCAAAAtagctttatttcatttcagcTCCATATTGTCTAAGccacttggaagattttcataaaacaattgTTTACCTCAAGTGGACGACATGCAAAAATCAAAAAGGTCTCATTTGGAGGTCAAAAATCATATAGCTTAAAAGTTAAATTTCTTGAAAGCttcatttgagctgtgccatgagaaaaccaacataatgcatttgcgtccagcatggaagcatctgcgcagtctggtcaagatccatgctgttcactaacagtttctctatttgcaataggctttgaaagccaaattcatcaagacaattattctgaccaaatttcatgaaaatccaatgtaaaatgcagccactattgcatacacaatttttttttagctcaccggtcacaaagtgacaaggtaagcttttgtgatcgtgcggcgtccgttgtccatgcgtgcgtccgtaaacttttgcttgtgatcgCTCTAgtggtcacattttttgtgggatctttatgaaagttggtcagaaggttcatcttgatgatatctagatcaagttcgaaactgggtcacgtgccatcaaaaactaggtcagtaggtctaaaaatagaaaaaccttgtgacctctctagaggccattgtatttcacaagatcttcatgaaaattggtcagagtgttcaccttgatgatatctaggtaaaattcgaaactgggtcacgtgccatcaaaaactaggtgagtaggccaaataatagaaaaaccttctgacctctctaaaggccgtatttttcatgggatctgtatgaaagttggtcagaataatcatcttgatgatatctaggacatattcataactgggtcatgtgcggttaaaaactaggtcagtaggtctgaaaatagaaaaaccttgtgaccactctagaggccatatatttcatgagatcttcatgaaaattggtcagaatgtttaccttgatgatatctaggtcaagttcgaaagtgggtcacgtgctttgacaaactaggtcagtaggtcaaataatagaaaaaccttgtgacctctctagaggccgtatttttcatgggatctgtatgaaagttggtctgaatgttcatcttgatgatatctaggtcaggtttgaaagtgggtcatgtgctttcaaaaactaggtcagtaggtaaaataatagaaaaaccttgtgacctctccaaaggccatatttttcatgggatctgtatgacagttggtctgattgtttatcttgatgatatcttggtcaagttcgaaacagggtcatgtgtggtcttaaactaggtcagtaggtctaaaaatagaaaaaccttgtgaccactctagaggccatacttatgaatggatctccataaaaatttgtcagaatgttcatcttgatgatatctaggtcaagttcgcaagTGGGTCAAGAgccttcaaaaagtaggccagtaggtcaattcattaaaaaacattgtgacctctctagaggccatatttttcatgggatattaaggtcatatttgaaactgggtcaagtgtcTTAAataactaggttagtaggtcaaataaaaaaaaaacattttgacctctgtagaggccatacttttcatgggatctgtatgaaaattggtctgaatgttcatcttgatgatatctaagtctagtttgaaactgggtcaactgcggtcaaaaactaggtcagcaggttaaaattagaaaaatcttttgacctctctagaggccatatttttcaatggatcttcatgaaaattgatctgaatgttcaccttgatgatatctaggtcagtttcgaaactgggtcacgtgcggtcaaaaactaggccagtagatataaaaatagaaaaaccttgtgacctctctagaggccacatttttcatgagatgttcatgaaaattagtgagaatgttcaccttgatgatatctaggtaaagttcaaaacagggtcacatacctttgaaaactacgtcaataggtgaaataatagaaaaaccttgtgacttctctagagaccatatttttcaatggatcttcatgaaaattggtcagaatttttatcttgataatatctaggtcaggttaaaaactgggtcacatgagctaaagaactaggtcactatgtcaaataatagaaacaagaggaccattatggtcctgaatcgctcccctgttcccacatgacccagttttgaactgagtatgacctcgttttttctactatttgacatagtgacctagtttttgaactcatgtgacccagttttgaacttgacctagatatcatcaagataaaaattcagaccaactttcatacagatcccatgaaaaatatggcctctagagaggtcacaagttttttttattatttgacctgactagtttttgatgtcacgtgactcagtttcgaaactgacctagatatcatcaagttgaacattctgaccaattttcatgaagatccattcaaaaatgtggcctatagagaggtcacaaggttttctattatttgacctaacaACATaggttttgaaggcacgtgacccagttttgaacttgacctagatatcatcaagatgaacattctgaccaactttcataaagatcccataaaaaatgtgacctgtagagtggtcacaagcagaagtttgCGCACAgacgatggacgctgcgcgatcacaaaagctcaccttgtcactatgtgacaggtgagctaaaaacgatgtcatactctaaactgggtcgtgtgggaagaggtgagggattcaggaccatcatggtcctcttgttttgttttcagagTGATCGGGGTATGAATTTGAGGAGTGCACGCAGTTCCAATACAGACTCCCACTCAACAAGTCTTCCATCTGTGGCCCCACCCGGACAGCCAGTAACTTCAGATCATATGCCACAGCCCCAAGTTCCTGGTCCCATGTTCCCAGGCATGATGGGTatgccaccaccaccaccaggACATCTTGACCCTGCACCTGTAAGTATTGTTTGTTAGCTCAACTGCCTCTGTGCCAGAAGTATTTTTTCGACATCTGATTTCTCAGTAACTGTTTCTTGGAATTGATTGAAATTTCGTTCACTTGTTTACTGTGAAGACTTGGCATGTGGTGACGGATTCTATAATTTTATTATTCTCCCAGATACATGAACTCAGTATATGGGGGCTTTATTAGATTCAGGCATGTCTGTCTATCCATTAGTCCATCTGTCCTTCCatcatgtccactctgtatttAAACCGTtaagaagattttcataaaactggcaaTCATTGTTACTGTTACCAAGACGCACTGTCTCACaagatcaaatgtcaaggttacacttggttAATTGCTTACATTTGTGTTCACTGTACATCTTAACCGTTgggaagattttttctataaaattagCATCAGGATGACTGAGAgcacacaacccaggtcactaggtcaaaggttacACTTTGAGGTCAGAGGCAAAAtagctttatttcatttcagcTCCATATTGTCTAAGccacttggaagattttcataaaacaattgTTTACCTCAAGTGGACGACATGCAAAAATCAAAAAGGTCTcatttggaggtcaaaagtcatatagCTTAAAAGTTAAATTTCTTGAAAGCtccatttgagctgcgccatgagaaaaccaacataacgcatttgcgtccagcatggatccagactagcctgagCATATGCGCAGTCTAGTCAaggtccatgctgttcactaacagtttctctatttgcaataggctttgaaagccgaATTCATCAAGACAactattctgaccaaatttcatgaaaatccaatgtaaaatgcagccactattgcatacacaagttttttttagctcaccggtcacaaagtgacaagttgagcttttgtgatcgtgcggcgtccgtcgtccgtgcatgcgtccatgcgcccataaacttttgcttctgaccactctagaggtcacattttttgtgggatctttatgaaagttggtcagaatgttcatcttgatgatatctagatcaagttcgaaactgggtcacgtgtcattaaaaactaggtcagtaggtctaaaaatagaaaaaccttgtgacctctctagaggccatatatttcacaagatcttcatgaaaattggttagaatgttcactttgatgatatctaggtcagaggcgaaactgggtcacgtgccttcaaaaactaggtcagtaggtctaaaaataggaaaaccttgtgacctctctagaggccattgtATTTCataagaccttcatgaaaattggtcagagcgttcaccttgatgatatctaggtaaagtttgaaactgggtcacgtgccgtcaaaaactaggtcagtaggtcaaataatagaaaaaccttccgatctctctaaaggccatatttttcatgggatctgtatgaaaattggtctgaatgttcaacttgatgatatctaggaaaagttcataactgggtcacgtgcggtcaaaaacttggtcagtaggtctaaaaatagaaaaaccttgtgacctctctagaggccatatttttcatgagatcttcatgaaaattggtcagaatgttaaccttgatgatatctaggtcaagttcgaaagtgggttacatgctgtcaaaaactaggtcagtaggtcaaataatagaaaaaccttgtgacctctctagagaccatattttccaatggatcttcatgaaaattggtcagaatttttatcttgataatatctaggtaaggttaaaaactgggtcacatgagctaaagaactaggtcactatgtcaaataatagaaacaagaggacctgaatgttcaccttaatgatatctaggtcagtttcgaaactgggtcacgtgcggtcaaaaactaggccagtagatataaaaatagataaaccttgtgacctctcttgaggccatatttttcatgagatcttcatgaaaattattgagaatgtacaccttgatgatatctaggtaaagttcaaaacagggtcacgtaccttccaaaactaggtcaataggtcaaataatagaaaaaccttgtgacctctctagagaccatatttttcaatggatcttcatgaaaattggtcagaatttttatcttgataatatctaggtcaagttcaaaactgggtcacataagctaaaaaactaggtcactgtgtcaaataatagaaacaagaggaccatgatggtcctgaatcgctcccctgttcccacatgacccagttttgaactgagtatgacctcgttttttctactatttgacatagtgacctagtttttgaactcatgtgacccagttttgaacttgacctagatatcatcaagataaaaattcagaccaactttcatacagatcccatgaaaagtatggcctctagagaggtcacaagatttttttattatttaacctactgacctagtttttgatgtcaTGTGAcgcagtttcgaaactgacctagatatcatcaagttgaacattctgaccaattttcatgaagatccattcaaaaatgtggcctatagagaggtcacaaggttttctattatttgacctaacaacatagtttttgaaggcacgttacccagttttgaacttgacctagatatcatcaagatgaacattctgaccaactttcatgaagatcccataaaaaatgtgacctctagagtgatcacaagcAGAAGTTTggacacggacgacggacgctgcgtaatcacaaaagctcaccttgtcactatgtgacaggtgagctaaaaacgatgtcatactctaaactgggtcatgtgggaagaggtgagggATTCAGGactatcatggtcctcttgttttgttttcagagTGATAGTGGTATGGATTTGAGGAGTGCACGCAGTTCCCATACAGCCTCCCACTCAACAAGTCTTCCATCTATGGCCCCACCCAGACAGCCAGGAACTTCAGATCATATGCCACAGCCCCAAGTTCCTGGTCCCATGTTCCCAGGCATGATGGGTatgccaccaccaccaccaggACATCTTGACTCTGCACCTGTAAGTATTGTTTGTTAGGTCAACTGCCTCTGTGccagaagtttttttttcgacATCTGATTTCTCAGTAACTGTTTCTTGGAATTGATTGAAATGTCGTTCACTTGTTTACTGTGAAGACTTGGCATGTGGTGACGGATTCTATAATTTTATTATTCTCCCAGATACATGAACTCAGTATATGGGGGCTTTATTAGATTCAGGCATGTCTGTCTATCCATTAGTCCATCTgtcctttttttttagtttttaagttttttttagctcaccggtcacaaagtgacaagttgagcttttgtgatcatgcagcgtccgtctTCCGTGCATGCGTCcatgcgtccataaacttttgcttgtgaccactctagaggtcacattttttgtggaatctttatgaaatttggtcagaatgttcaccttgatgatatctaggtttagttcgaaactgggtcacgtgccatcaaaaactaggtcagtaggtcaaataatagaaaaaccttccgatctctctaaaggccatatttttcatgggatctgtatgaaaattggtctgaatgttcaacttgatgatatgtaggacaagttcataactgggtcacgtgcggtcaagaacttggtcagtaggtctaaaaatagaaaaaccttgtgacctctctagaggccatatatttcatgagatcttcatgaaaattggtcagaatgtttaccttgaagatatctaggtgaagttcgaaagtgggtcacattctgtcaaaaactaggtcagtagatcaaataatagaaaaaccttgtgacctctctagaggccatatttttcatgggatctgtatgaaagttggtctgaatgttcatcttgatgatatctaggtcaggtttgaaagtgggtcatgtgccttcaaaaactaggtcagtaggtaaaataatagaaaaaccttgagacctctctaaaggccatatttttcatgggatctgtatgaaagttggtctgaatgtttatcttgatgatcatgtgtggtcttaaactaggtcagtaggtctaaaaatagaaagaccttgtgacctctctagaggccatacttgtgaatggatctccataaaaatttgtcagaatgttcatcttgatgatatctaggtcaagttcgcaagTGGGTCAAGtaccttcaaaaagtaggtcagtaggtcaaataattaaaaaacgttgtgacctctctaggggccatatttttcatgagacctgtatgaaagttagtctgaatgtttatcttgatgatatataggtcaagtttgaaactgggtcaactgcgatcaaaaagtaggtcactaggttttgaaatagaaaaacattgtgacctctcgagAGGCCATACCCTTCAATGGatcataaaaattggtgagaatgttcaccttgatgatatctaggtcaagtttgaaactgggtcacgtgccttaaaaactaggttagtaggtcaaataataaaaaaaaaccttgtgacctctgtagaggccatactttcatgggatctgtatgaaaattggtctgaatgttcatcttgatgatatctaggttaagtttgaaactgggtcaactgcggacaaaaactaggtcagttggtctaaaattagaaaaatcttttgacctctgtagaggccatattttcaatggagcttcatgaaaattgatctgaatgttcaccttgatgatatctaggtcagtttcgaaactgggtcacgtgcggtcaaaaactaggccagtagatatgaaaatagataaaccttgtgacctctctagaggccatatttttcatgagatcttcatgaaaattagtgagaatgttcaccttgatgatatctaggtaaagttcaaaacagggtcacgtaccttcgaaaactagatcagtaggtcaaataatagaaaaaccttgtgacctctctaagactgtagagaccatatttttcaatggaacttcatgaaaataggtcagaatttttatcttgataatgtctaggtcaagttcaaaactgggtcacataagctataaaactaggtcactgtgtcaaataatagaaacaagaggaccatgatggtcctgaatcgctccccTGTTCCCACATGTctcagttttgaactgagtatgacctcgttttttctactatttgacatagtgacctagtttttgaactcatgtgacccagttttgaacttgacctagatatcatcaagataaaaattcagaccaactttcatacagatcccatgaaaatttatggcctctagagaggtcacaaggttttttattatttgacctactgacctagtttttgatgtcatgtgacccagtttcgaagctgacctagatatcatcaagtttaacattctgaccaattttcatgaagatccattcaaaaatgtggcctatagagaagtcacaaggtttttctattatttgacctaacaacatagtttttgaaggcaggtgacccagttttgaacttgacctagatatcatcaaggtgaacattctcaacaattttcatgaagatctcatgaaaactatggcctctagagaggtcacaagggttttgaGTCGGCTAgacgctgaaagcgtttgacgagttCTTGCTATCGCCcaatttctcattctcattaaatggcctcacaacacagcgaatagatgtagttccattagattgtctctaatttcaaagagttcattgatcggatgaagttcagttatgtcaatcccatttgctatgaccaatatacgatgtaatctgtcatatttatgaagtgtaattgtgTAATACTctaataaagccacgtattttcttacgcggtaactcattaagcataaacatgcataacgattctgcgggatttggtaatacatttgtgCATTagattatggtgactaattttatgcccttttgtcacaaaatagcaattatgatattcaaaaattcaaataaaaactgcatactaacttattagccaaattacccatttgttaccctgtccgtttcaaaaaataatctttaaaatcattgcgcaaataacatatttcacgaattgcgcaggcttacctagcttgcgtaacatccagcgaaagacaaaatatagttccagaacatactgctagtattttattgagtcgggtacctctgaaagcattggaatgtctcttatcaaagtgTTTACCACATcggtgaaattaaattatgacagctttaTTTTAAATGGCCCGAATATTAGATATGTGCAGTAAGTTAaatcttccgcgagacttcgcggatgaatcctaattacattctgggcacttgttggcgaacacacgtgacctgcttataacaacgcttctacaaCTTTGCGCTTGAAAATACGAACTTCGGTTCACCGAGAAAATACTACGAAGATCGACCAGATCACGATGCAAAATCATGAGTGGCGAAAAATGCAAACGCCTACATACAActtcgttctaaatcgtaacctttctggaattttgactggttcagataatttgcttacgattcaggtcgcaaaaaaatgaaaccgtcacccttTCTgcgtttcatgatgacacatgggttgaattttgcagtcagtaagcggataaattatcgggaaaagaagctcttactggtttttttttaattactactgattttaaaaatgattttatttcttatttttcgagaa
The Mercenaria mercenaria strain notata chromosome 10, MADL_Memer_1, whole genome shotgun sequence genome window above contains:
- the LOC123561423 gene encoding basic proline-rich protein-like isoform X4, with product MGLEFQESGNQGSASRDLINLDKPAFRVRPPWAQTATAPPVSSGRVAPLAAAMSSDSGMDLRSARSSHTASHSTSLPSMAPPRQPGTSDHMPQPQVPGPMFPGMMGMPPPPPGHLDSAPSDRGMNLRSARSSNTDSHSTSLPSVAPPGQPVTSDHMPQPQVPGPMFPGMMGMPPPPPGHLDPAPSDSGMDLRSARSSHTASHSTSLPSMAPPRQPGTSDHMPQPQVPGPMFPGMMGMPPPPPGHLDSAPSDSGMDLRSARSSHTASHSTSLPSMAPPRQPGTSDHMPQPQVPGPMFPGMMGMPPPPPGHLDSAPQQPQLPQQPLPPQGPPQGPTQPPQGPTQPPQGPLRPPQGQPMPPRTQLQPPQGQLGLPCGQPQQQNLQQCRWEFPA